CAATTTAATTTTTTATAGTTTAACTATGTTCCCTATATAGGATGTTCAACTTAATTTACTATATAATAACTAAGTTTACTTTGGTTCTAACCTTTGACAATAAATTAATTTTATGAAGAAAAAATGGCGGCTGGAGTAGGATTAATTTTACTCAAGCGCATCCGGCTTGCCCATAGTCTATATTACTAAAGCTCGATTCCGAACCCATTATGGGTTCTAATCTACTCTGTATAATAAAACGAAAAAAGAATAAATTTAAGGTTCGCTCTGCTTTCAAGCCTTAACATTACTCTTCTTTATTTTATGGCGGATGGAGTGGGATTCGAACCCACGGTACGCGCGAACGTACGTCGGTTTTCAAGACCGGTGCCTTAAACCGCTCGGCCATCCATCCGGGATTTGTTTTATCAAACTCCAGCCATATTAGCAAGCATAAAAATTATAATTTTTGGTAAAAATATATTATTTTGCTATCTCAGATTATCCGGTAGCCCGCTTAATTTTAGCGCCACAAGCACTAAGCTTATCATCCAGATGTTCATAACCTCTGTCAAGGTGATAAATCCTTCTGATTACAGAACCTCCGCTTGCTGAAAGTGCCGCAAGCACCAGAGCCATTGAAGCTCTGAGGTCGGTTGCCATCACTTCCGCTGATTTCAGCTCCTCAACTCCTTCAACAATCGCAAGGTTACCTTCAACTAAAATCTTTGCTCCCATCCTATTGAGCTCAGGAACATGCATGAACCTGTTTTCAAAAATATTCTCTCTTACATGGGAAGTGCCTTCGGCGATTGCAAGAAGAGTCATCATCTGGGCTTGTAAATCGGTAGAAAAATTCGGGTATGGTTCTGTTTTAATATCAGTTTTATGGAATTTGCCTTCGCCTGAAATAATTATATTATGCTCGCCTTCTTCAATTCCTATCCCGATTTCTTTAAAATGTACCAACTGTGAGCGAAGCATCTCCGGCTCTATACCTCTTAAGTTGATTTTCCCCCTCGTTATAGCAGCAGCAACCGCATAACTTCCGGCTTCAATCCGATCACCGATTACTTCATGTTCCGTGCTTGAAAGATTATCCACTCCTTCTATCGTGATAATATCGGTACCTTCCCCGGAAATAATTGCTCCCATGGATTTTAAAAATTTGGCTAAATCAACAATTTCAGGTTCTCTTGCTGCATTATGCATAATAGTTTTTCCTTCAGCTAAAACCGCAGCCATCATGATGTT
The endosymbiont of Acanthamoeba sp. UWC8 DNA segment above includes these coding regions:
- the murA gene encoding UDP-N-acetylglucosamine 1-carboxyvinyltransferase translates to MGIILVEGGIPLYGEINISGSKNAALPILAASILCDREVKISNIPDLKDIESMTALLAQHGVKVTNEGISNIELGSKNRSIILDAKNITNLVAPYELVSKMRASILVLGPLLARFGEAKVSLPGGCAIGTRPVDMHIKAIQEMGAEVELSEGYIIAKVSGKLKGAEIFFDKVSVGATENIMMAAVLAEGKTIMHNAAREPEIVDLAKFLKSMGAIISGEGTDIITIEGVDNLSSTEHEVIGDRIEAGSYAVAAAITRGKINLRGIEPEMLRSQLVHFKEIGIGIEEGEHNIIISGEGKFHKTDIKTEPYPNFSTDLQAQMMTLLAIAEGTSHVRENIFENRFMHVPELNRMGAKILVEGNLAIVEGVEELKSAEVMATDLRASMALVLAALSASGGSVIRRIYHLDRGYEHLDDKLSACGAKIKRATG